The Brassica napus cultivar Da-Ae chromosome C1, Da-Ae, whole genome shotgun sequence DNA segment AAACTTCTCCGGATAAACACCAACGACAGAGAGCTACGCAGAAACTTCTCCGGATAAACGTCTAGACTCCAACCATGCCTTTGCCGCAACACTAGTGGTCAAAAACCAGCCAACCTTATCTGGAGCTTCATGGAAAGGAGCATCTAGCTCCTTCAAGTGAGACTCAAAAACAGCTGCTAAACCTTTGTCTGAGTACTTGTGTTTCCCATGTCCAGTGTTGATTCCAAGCAACGGAGGGAACTCTTCTCCAGATACCAGAGCAGCCTCTGATAAGTCGTTCATCCAAACATGAAGAGCGGTTAAGGCTGCCCCAAGAGAGAGACTTTTCAGGTGTAAAGACCATTGAGTAGCAGATTTTGATTGAAGACCCGAATATATGTCATACTCCAGCCCCAGTTGCAGGATCTCACAAGCTTTTTCCAGCTTATTGAGATTGACACAGAGATCAATCAAACAATTCAAATACGCTTTATTTACATCAGAGCCTATGGAATCAATCAACTCAGATGCTTCCTTCTTGAACACCCCTTCCTCGCAGCTCTCCTCCTCGACCAACATCTTTACCacgcgaccaagctttggcttaGCCTTCTCCACACATCCAATGAGTTTAGCGATCTCCTCCTTCGGTGTCTGGGTCATTACATTCAGAAGACAGCCACAGAATCTGTCGTCTGGCTCTATACCAAGTTCCAGCACTTGTTCGAATGTCCTCACAACATCATCAACCTGCTTGGCTTTGCCATAACACTGGATAAGCGACGTGAGAACAAAAAGAGTAGGCTCAAAGCCAGCTTCTCTCATCTCACGCAGAGCCGCCTCAGCCTCTGAAACCCTCCCACAGCAAGAGTACACGGTGACTAGCGAAGAGAATGTCCAGCTGTCAGGATCACAAGTCCCACTACTCTTCAtatcttgaaaaatctcaaaaGCTTCATCCACATATCCAATATCAGCACACATGGACAAGAGAGTGTTGTACAGAATCACAGTTAACTCCATTCCTTTCCCCTTCATCTGCCTGTAGATAACAAGCGCATCGTCGCCGTAACGAGCTCTACCATACGCTCTAATAAGAGCAGCATAAGTACTCCAATTGGGTTCAAAGCCATTGCTAATAAGATCCTTGTGGATTATTGTCGCCTGCCAAGGCCTCTTGGCTTTACCCATAGAATCTAACAGCCTATTGTAGATAACAAGATTAGGCTTCACCCCAAGAGACTTCATCTCTTCATAGATATTGAGACACCCATCATAGTTTCCAGAATAGCCATATATCTTAATCAAAGTCGAAAAGGTAACAGGGTCAATGCGCCATTTCTCGGTCCTCGCACGGTCATACAAGCTCAAAGCCATCTCAACGTTACCAGCACGACCATAAGCGTCGATCATAGTAGCCAAAGTGACGTTATCAGGCTCACAGTCAAAAGAAGGCATTTTCTCAAACCACTCAACGGCTCTCTTAGGTAAACCACACTGCCTAGCGCAGCTGATTAACGTTGTGAACGTTGCGTTGTCAGGTTTAACTCCTCTCTGGAGCATTTCGTCGAACAGCTTCTCGGACCTCTCAAGATCCTTGGACTTCCTGAACACCTTCATAGTAACATTGTATAGAATCACTTCCCTGGTGGGTTTCAGCGTCCCGAGGAGATGGTTCAAGAAAAGAGGCGCGGTTTCAGGGTTGGTCATGTTATTGAGGGTGACAACAGCGTCTTGCTCGAAGAGGTTACTACCAAACTTAGTTAATTCATCGGAGACATCAGCCTCGTTTGGGGGACACGCGTCTAAGGACTCGGctagtttgattagagaagAGTACCTCGAGTCGTAAGACTTTCTACGGAGCTGAGAAGCTCTAGGGCTATTGGGATTTACCCAGGCGTATC contains these protein-coding regions:
- the LOC125580937 gene encoding pentatricopeptide repeat-containing protein At4g16390, chloroplastic-like, which gives rise to MSFHLYSSPSSLLHDPHPLCNLLSAHPKSTPRSFLSTYNPNSPPFHSRNLLQTSHVSLQESLPHETQIEKPKLDANPPGPTPKRYAWVNPNSPRASQLRRKSYDSRYSSLIKLAESLDACPPNEADVSDELTKFGSNLFEQDAVVTLNNMTNPETAPLFLNHLLGTLKPTREVILYNVTMKVFRKSKDLERSEKLFDEMLQRGVKPDNATFTTLISCARQCGLPKRAVEWFEKMPSFDCEPDNVTLATMIDAYGRAGNVEMALSLYDRARTEKWRIDPVTFSTLIKIYGYSGNYDGCLNIYEEMKSLGVKPNLVIYNRLLDSMGKAKRPWQATIIHKDLISNGFEPNWSTYAALIRAYGRARYGDDALVIYRQMKGKGMELTVILYNTLLSMCADIGYVDEAFEIFQDMKSSGTCDPDSWTFSSLVTVYSCCGRVSEAEAALREMREAGFEPTLFVLTSLIQCYGKAKQVDDVVRTFEQVLELGIEPDDRFCGCLLNVMTQTPKEEIAKLIGCVEKAKPKLGRVVKMLVEEESCEEGVFKKEASELIDSIGSDVNKAYLNCLIDLCVNLNKLEKACEILQLGLEYDIYSGLQSKSATQWSLHLKSLSLGAALTALHVWMNDLSEAALVSGEEFPPLLGINTGHGKHKYSDKGLAAVFESHLKELDAPFHEAPDKVGWFLTTSVAAKAWLESRRLSGEVSA